A window of Sulfurovum riftiae contains these coding sequences:
- the mgtE gene encoding magnesium transporter, producing the protein MDKLTQYINAHPADELHPSEIASLLKDMHEKHFDEAVKHIPKELIADVALELPDRYFEDVVESFTPEELAQSVAELESDDQTDFIQELEEVDDSMAQEVFEQLHKDDQADILQLKQYDDNEAGAYMQVEVYAARLDHKVEEIIKEFADLKRQNQLENVNYLFVTDEDNHLRYGVGLDDLLTFDFKKTLRENINENPEKYKPVIGHDHDDIKEIVKKFQEYDLNSMPIVDEYGYLLGRITSDDIYDIISEHATDQMYNLAGVNDDAEEDDDLIKAGKARAVWLGINLITAIAASLVIGAFEGTIHAYVALAVLMPIVASMGGNAGTQSLTVVVRQLALGDIAKHDAFRTIKKEVILSLANGLLFAIIIGVVAAIWFDKGMLGVVIALSMIINLLSAGFFGSMIPLMLKKMNIDPAIGSTVILTTITDIVGFFSFLGLATLILL; encoded by the coding sequence AGATGAACTGCACCCTTCCGAGATCGCTTCACTTCTCAAGGATATGCATGAGAAGCATTTTGATGAAGCGGTCAAGCATATACCCAAAGAGCTCATTGCCGATGTCGCACTTGAACTGCCGGACAGGTATTTTGAGGATGTCGTTGAATCGTTCACGCCTGAAGAACTTGCCCAGTCTGTAGCGGAACTCGAATCTGATGACCAGACGGATTTCATCCAGGAGCTCGAAGAGGTCGATGACAGTATGGCTCAGGAGGTCTTTGAGCAACTGCACAAAGATGACCAGGCCGATATTCTTCAGCTGAAACAGTATGACGATAATGAAGCCGGTGCCTATATGCAGGTGGAGGTCTATGCAGCAAGGCTTGACCATAAGGTTGAAGAGATCATCAAAGAGTTTGCGGACCTGAAACGACAGAATCAACTGGAAAATGTCAATTATCTTTTCGTAACGGATGAGGACAATCATCTGCGTTACGGTGTCGGCCTGGATGATCTTCTGACCTTCGATTTCAAAAAGACACTCCGAGAGAATATCAATGAAAACCCCGAGAAGTACAAGCCGGTCATTGGACATGACCATGACGATATCAAAGAGATCGTCAAGAAGTTCCAGGAGTATGACTTGAACTCCATGCCGATCGTGGATGAGTACGGCTATCTGCTCGGGCGTATCACTTCGGATGATATTTACGATATCATTTCTGAACATGCGACCGACCAGATGTATAATCTTGCCGGTGTCAATGATGATGCGGAAGAGGATGATGACCTTATCAAAGCAGGGAAGGCGAGAGCCGTATGGCTGGGGATCAATCTGATCACCGCGATCGCGGCTTCACTCGTCATAGGCGCATTTGAAGGTACCATACACGCATATGTGGCTTTGGCGGTACTTATGCCCATTGTAGCGTCTATGGGCGGCAATGCGGGTACACAGAGCCTGACCGTTGTCGTACGTCAGCTGGCACTGGGTGACATTGCCAAGCACGATGCATTCCGGACCATTAAAAAAGAGGTGATCCTCTCCCTTGCAAATGGGCTGCTTTTTGCTATAATCATAGGCGTTGTTGCAGCCATATGGTTCGACAAGGGTATGCTGGGTGTCGTCATAGCACTCTCGATGATCATCAACCTGCTCAGTGCAGGATTCTTTGGTTCCATGATCCCCTTGATGCTGAAGAAGATGAATATCGATCCTGCCATCGGC